CAAATTCGGGAATTGACGGCCACTTGCGCGGCGTTATGTGGTTCACGAAGCTTGCGTGACGTGCTGCAATACATAGTGCCCGTGACGCAGAGCTGCGTCAGCCTGAATGAACCCCGCCGGCCAGAGACCAAGGTTActtacaaaacaaacaaatttaatttattttaatgtacttatgaattattaatattattataaatggacTGTATGGATTGTGCTAcacttttgttttaaaatgtacAGTATCATCATGAAATTCTTGCAAATTAACATTGGTGCACAGGTGGTAAAAGAAGTCCCATCCAAGTCAGCGACGGTCCCTCGATCGTCTCATGCGCAGAAACCGCCTCCCATCCCACCTAGAAACAGTCACGCAaacaaagtaagtatttaatttagttttctttACTTAACTTTATTTGGAAAATGGAAACCTTAGCTTTTTTTTACAGTCAATGAATCTTGGTGTCGAATAAATAGACATAAACACACAGCGTGGACGGCGTATATGACACTGTAAACTTTTTCGGTTTCGTCTCTTATTTTCAATGTAATAAGGTctactaaataaataccttttgTTTGAACTTTGAATATAGACTACTCTTTATAAATTACGGTGATTGTATTGCTTTTGTATTGCTTTcctgttatatttttatagtttcaGATGTATTACATGTTTCCCTTACTTGGTTCCTGTTTAGCAAGCAGAGGCCACCGATGCCAAGGCCAACCACACCGAATGGCACCTCCTCGACGTAGTCCCTCGCCTGCTGGACATAGTGACGATCCCCATCAAGCAGCAGATGATGACGCGCCAGTGCGGCCAGCCGCATGACCACGGCGAGATCAAGCAGAACGAGCGACTGGCTGATTACTGCTGCAAGTTCGCCGCCAGAATCATCGCGGAGCTGTCCCATAGTGCCACAAATATTAGGGTAAGTCAATAGTAGTTAGTCAGACGGTGCTACACCGAAACTCCTGGCCGTAGTGCCACGCCTGCTGGACATATTAGTGAACCCCATCAAGCAAAAGCAGCCCCTCGAGATTAAATAGAGCGACGGAGTATATATTACAGATGTGTAATATTGCTAGCAAATAAAATCGTGTTCTATAAAGCTAAacagcattttttttataattaattaagcaCTGTCGTCGACTCAGTTAGCTGACCATTCGTAAACCTTTTAACGAGATAAAGTCCTGCTCCTGATAGTTGATAGATTTGACCTGAAATGTAACCTTTACTCATTTGTCATGACATGATATACTGTACAGATAAGTTTAGTCACAACCGGCGCGTTACAAGTAACTAATTAACCCTAAAATAAGAACAAGAATTAATTTTACCCTTTTATGGCTTAGGAGGACCTAGACACAAACGCAGTAAAGCACCTGACTACCCCGTCCCGCTTTATGCGCGTGAACCAGTCTCGTGCGTGGAACACGGGCAACGGCAGCCCCGACGCCATCTGCTTCACCGTGGACCGGCCTGGCGTCATGCTCGTCGGCGTCGGCGTCTTCGGCGGCGTTGGCAACTACGAGTATTCCATTGAGCTGTTGCACGATGTTCGGGTAGCTATAATTACACGCTTCAGCGTCCTTCTAATATTTACTTGATAGGTCAGTCATGTACCTTCCCATTGTTACATgattggaattaaaaaaaattgtatggtgTTTTTTGAGGATCCGAAACGTAGTCACGTAGAGAACCAACCAGTGACGTGTAGGGTGTAGGACACGTTGCATTGCGACAcaaacgttgtttttttttaatacagatCTAGCTGCGTAAGCAGAGCGTCACTGCCTGTTGAGTAGCCTTAATTGAATTCATTCGAATTTTGTCTTCATTAGAATATACATGACTAGTTTAAAACCAGAAATCCCCGACATACGTTTATTAGCGGCATATTTACAGCAGTTGCGGGCGTCAGGCGAAGAGTCGAACCCGGCGCACTGCTGGGTTAGCGTCGAGGTGGCGCACGGGGCCTTCTCCGCCTCCGACTGCCAGCACGACATGGTGCAGCTCAAGTTCGACCGGCCCGTGCCTTTGAAGGTTGGTGCGAGCTTACAAAGGATTTGTGTTCAAGCTCGCGTGTGCAAACTCAGATTCATAACTTAAGTCTCAGTAATtcctaattaatacctaatagatAATCTCAATTACGCGTACTGTTATAAAATAGTAACGCCAGATTTGCTAGTCAGTTTCAGTTGCAAGTATACTGTCCCTATAACAAGTTCAACAAGAAGTAAATCCCGTGTTAACAAGTACAATAATTGCAGGAGGATGTACGCTACGCCGTCAGACTGTGTAACCACGGCGGGCGAACAACCAACGGCGACTGCGGCTTGCCCTCGGTGAAGGGTCCCGACGGTACCACGTTCCGGTTTGCCTCCTGCTCGCTGAGCTTCAACGGGACGACGTTAGCTAGGGGACAGATTCCTTGCCTTATCTATTACAGGTACCTAATTGTCTATCCACCCATTCCATTATAAGGGTACGTTAATCATCAAAGTGTGTTACAGATAACCCGTGTCTAGGTAATCGTGACATGAGCTAGAGTCAGACCACGCTAAGTTTTACGTCAAGTATGAAGCTTATAGGCATATGTAtgcattcttactgccaagtttgtgcaaagttagcgtggtcagagtCTACATTTCTCACATTGATTTTATGATTAAGAAAGAAAAGGTGACGTTGAACATAAGTGATGTCAAGATACGAACGCCCCACCATGCACCACTACGCATGTTCAACGTCACCTTTGCATTCTTAACATGCACAGTCAATGCTAGCGtaaaaaaatgtgtatgtgCTTTCTCTCCttggatagtaaaattaaatttgacgaGTTCAAAAATGTCTGTAATGTATTATTTTCAGTACGTCAAAGTCCATAGCAAACAGTTCGGAAAGCGCAGACACGCTGATATCGGCGCTACGCGCTATCACTCTgcgcgtggcggcggcggtgATGGACCGCGGCGCGGAGCTGTTCAGCACGCTGCGCAACGAGCTCACGGCCGAGGACCTCCGCCGCAACGCGGCCGTGCTGCAGCACTCGCCCGCCATCGACACGCTCATTCCATACACGTTGGCGCACCTCGAGGGGCTGGACGACTCCAAGGTGGGTACCTAATGCTACGAACATGCCGATAACGCTTAACGATGAATAATCATAGGGCTAAAACACATTACGAGTAACTAATTGAgacttttaaccttttgaacgccacagacggcaattgacgtcaacgcaaaatcgtgacaccgacgccaaagacggcatttgacgtcgatcgtttttttatgaaaatctactgaaaaacaccccacttttaggttggcattcacaaaactaaattttacccccgtggcgtcagtggcaccgcaaatggatgcgccgtttggcgttcaaCAGGTTAAAGTCTTAAGACTAAGGGGTTTAGTGTGTTGTACCTTAGATTTCTTTTAAAATTTGCCATGATATCttttttgaataatataatttttattgtcACAGAGCGTCATTCAATTATTAGAAATGATCCACAAGCTGCTGCCCCACGTGGCAGCCATGAATCTACTGGTACCGTCGTCGGAGGATGGTCCCACTACGACCACCACGCACTATTACACGTGGTTAGAAAGCGACCATCCATACAAGCAGGCCACTGTCACTAATATGaggtaaatctgtttatttaATGGCTCTTCGTAGGCCCCACTAACAACCATACATCCTCCATATTGtaaattttccaaaaaaacaATCGATAAATACAATCCATATAATTATCGAACATGCTCaccaaatttcacgagaatcggttgataTTTGCGTTCTGCAGAGGAGAACAACCAGACGCAAGCATTTTGCACTAGCTGAAATGGAAAACTTCGCTTTTGCTCtggtaataataaataagtaatattaacCCATTtacagttaataaataaattgtatcaTGATTTGACCTgttatattgaaaatattataaataatatgacTATGACTAATAACACATCAAAACTAGCATGGATGTAACTAATGAACTACAAGCTAGTTACATTACCGTCCGATAAGTATACCGTCAAAACTCACACAAAGAAATATGGCATTAGCTTTATAGGAAGCGTGCAAAGTGTAAATATCAAGTTTAAGTTTCCCATTTagaccacaagatggcagaacctataACGCACAAGAGAGCGTGCGTGCATTGTAAGGGGCAGCACCTGCTATGGTGTGAAGTGTCACTGTCAAGTTTAAGTTTCCGTtctaggccacaagatggccgACTCTCTTAACGTGCACGGTCCCTATTCGCTCTAGCGTATGTGTATTTAGGTACCCGTAATGCCTTCAGTGAATGTTTACGCCGAGTCGCCTTTCGACTCTGTATAAACATATCTCCTTTTTTTAAATGGTATAAATCATGACACAGTCGACCACCAAAGGCAATAGATATAGATTGTAAGCAGATTGAATGTTGTGTTcctaatatgttttatttatacagggtgctatTTCCCCCAAACGTGTCCTGGGTGGTGCTGGAGATGGACCCGCGCAGCGTGACGGCGCAGCCCGAGGACTCGCTCACTATCTACGCCGTGGCGGGCGCGCCCAAGAACCGCTGCCACTGCTCGCACGACACGCGCGCCCAAGACCCGCCGTTCCGTAAGGTATATAAGGTAGCGCgtcgttcattcattcattcactccaTTTTGATAACAGTTGAATTACACACAACTGCTTTGTTCACTGCGCTTTTTTCTCACTACCATTTTTTAAATCGCTTCGCTGCTTCAAAAAATGTATTCAGTACATTGGCATTGCTTTATAAGGCGCTATTGTCATTAAATCAATTGATGCGGCAAATAAATAACGTCAATATATTACGATATTTCACGATTTACTTATGTTAATCTTTAGTAAAAATAAGAAGAGTATTGCAAGAACACTTTATACAGTCCATAGAGATTAATAAAGTATCTGATTTAGCAGCGCCTGGTGCAGCTGACTTCGGAGTCCGGCGAGGCGGAGGAGGTCGGCGACGACGCGGACGACGCGCCCTGCATGCACTACAACTGCACCTACGTCAGCGTCACGCCCAAGCTTGCCAACGTGTAAGTGCACACTGCCATCATCACACCAAATAAAAGCTGGTGGAAAGTTCAATTACCATGATAACGAGTATTGTTTGCAGCGTTCGTAAACGTATCGCTCAAAGTAAATTCTAACGAAAGGAACGTAACCTCTCACCACTTCACTACTCCGCTCGGTTCTCCTAGTGCTCACTTCTACAATGGCTGACAAACTATCATTCAACTTGTTCCCTTCTtcttctaacctaacctaactgtgACATACTTCTTAAAcacatttgtttgtttgttgcaGTATTTCTGAATGGCCACAAAAAGCTTTACTAGTACCCGGAAACGAAGTAATCTTCTCTTTGGAGACAGCGTCGGATTACCTCACTGAATATAACAAGACCAACCAGTAAGTAACTAGAactgtttttttagggttctgtacccaaagggtaaaaacgggaccctagtactaagactccgctgtccgtccgtccgtccgtccgtccgtccgtccgtccgtccgtccgtctgcctgtcactaggctgtatctcacgaaccgtgatagctagatagttgaaattttcacagttgatgtatttctgttgccgctataacaacaaatactaaaaacagaataaaataaagatttaagtggggctcccataggccatacaacaaacgtgacgtttgaccgaagttaagcaacgtcgggcggggtcagtacttggatgggtgaccgtttttttgcttgtttttttgttgatggtgcggaaccctccgtgcgcgagtccgattcgcacttggccggtttttttttctatttactcAGAATATTAGACTGGGGTTCTTCCTGTTCATTGATTATGAAAGCCGTAAATCGTGAATGAAGCGCTAAgaaactacatattattataaaatgtgtGGGTCACTCTATACAATTTTCAACATTCACTTCCCTCATATATTCATCCAACTTGTTTAATCTAGTAGTGAGGATAACCGTTTCGGGTTCCGCTGCCTGTGCGTGGGCTACGAAGACGCGCCGTTCACGACGCAGCGGCAAGGGCTGGTCGCGCTGGAGATGGAGCTGGTGTACGCGGGCGCGTTGTGCGCCTCGCGGCTGCTGGCGCCCGATCTGGACATACCGCCGCTGACCTTCTGTGAGTACCGTTCTATCATCCAAATTCCATCTGATTCCAAAGTCGTGTCGGGGTAAAACACCAACACGAATTTGGaatccttcggtcgtgtttaacTTCATCAACCGGTATTTACTTGCACGTACTCTTAACGTTTACGTTTAAAAAATCATGATAAGTAAGGTatcaaacaattcttattcGGAGTCATAATATTAAATAGACGCAATGTTTATCTAACAATAGCACTAAGTAAATATAGCATATAGCCTTTATTCTTGTTCGGAATCCTATCCACGTCTTTACATGAATGTTAACGAGGGTAATATTTCACAGCAACAATAGTGGAAGTCCAAGTACTGGCCATGATGGGCGCGAGTCCCACGGGGGCGGAGTCGGAGTCGGCGCAAGACGGAAGCGAAGCGCTCCTCTTAGCGCGCGGGCTGGAGCTGTCTTCGCCCCCCACTATTCATCACGTACTCGACGGCCAGCCGCTTTTAAGGTAACGATTAACATACTACATTACAGCATATCAGCTATTGGAAAACTCataataatagtagtttgtgatataattatgtaattatgcCAATGCGGCATCGTTGCTCTGTCGTGGAAATCAGATGGAGACTCCGAAATATGTTGATCGCCAATTTAACGCGAAAGTGGTGCTGTAATGAGTTTACacaaactaattaaaatataatatgaacGTAAAATGGCggtaaatgaaaactttttcaaAGCATGTCACGCAAccgtaattcataataattgcTCATTGCGAGCAATGACAATCAAAATTCAAgactaaaattaaaacattggGTTGGTATTTGGCTTGAAGATTCAGATACCTCTGGAACTCGAGGATTAATGTCGTTCATAAGGTCATCCTCGGCACTCACTACAGTTTGTATCACTGCCTATGATAAGCTAGATGCGCAATTAGGTACGAGAAAATGAAAGCAAATTAATAAAAGTTCTATATAAAGTTAATTTACTCCAAGGGACAGGGTTGTCATTGTCTTTAATTTTTCTATATCagtcatattttaaaataaaacaaaagactataAACAAGGTTTTTCGCAATGCGTGTATAAGTTTATAGCTTGACACTTATATTGCTACTTCGCATATTAATGAGTAAAACTGCACAATTGAACGTCAGATATTTGTCGACGTgtaaaatgcaataaaaataaagtaaataataacaaagaaaAAACCGCAAACATTCTGACAATCGCATGCATAAAATATCAATCTTCAAAACAAGTTTTCATATTTTCGATGGTGATTTGTCTACCTGGGTGTTCCTAAATAGTGTTTATTTCTAGAAGCCGCTTTAAATAAATCTTCAGACAATTGTAAATTTAAGTTTTGTGAAAAACGAAGAATACACATGGTCTAGTAGCTTTTTATTGCATTCCACTTATCAAATTATAcaacaaaatatataatgtaattcGTTGGATAATACTTATAACTATTGGTATATATCCTAAATTGGCACAATGTTTACCTTACCTTACGCTTTGAGGTAGAGCGATAACATGCTAAattagcaaataaataaatgtcgtGTCGTCAGAATATGTAATCTACGTAAATTATTTGTTGAAATGTCCATTTATCATGAATCAGTAGACTTGTTAGAGGACCTAGTGGCAGATCAATTGACCTCAATACATGCTTCGGTTCACAAGTCGGTGGTGAGAAGTTCGGCTCGTTCCACTACTATATGGAACTCAGTTTCTCGATATGTTTTTCCATCTGGCATTACCATTTGCATTTTCTTCTTTTTCTCATTTTCCTTTTTCACTATACAAAAAGTTATAATCGCCGCGAGAAGTACAACTAAAATGACTCCCACAAGTATAAATATCCAGTATATTTGCTTATATGTTCCACATCGACTGTTTACGTAAGTCGGTATCGACGTAAAATGTTCTTCCAGGGAATACCAGCAGGATAGCGTACCTCCTTGCTCTCGCAGCACGGCACCCCATTCTTTTTGTAATTCACAACTACAAGTTGTATTCAAGTTGAGGCCATCGATACGCAAGGTCAGAGATGTCTGATTGTATGCCAGCGAAGCCGGTGTCAACTCAGTAAACGTATTGTTATCAATAAGCAATTCTTGTAGACCCATAACTGAAACAATGTTTATGTCAGCGGTGAACCCAAAAAAAGCGCCCTTACGAAGGGTCATAACGCTATTATTTCTAAAAGTAATGGGTCCCCTGGTATTCATATGAAAACAATCCCCTTCTAAAGTATCAATAACGTTATTTTCTATAATGACTTTCTTTGGTGAACTTACAATAAATGTtaaactataaacatatcttaTGCTTACACCGTCTATTCTAAAAAGATTGGTCACTTCTACGTCCGACATAAATCTGCTCGGTAAGGTGCCGATGGAGCCTCCACGAAGTAGGAAATTCACTGTACTGAATTTTTTGAAAGCTTGAGTTTCAATATTTTCGTATAAGTTATCTATTAATTGAATACTTTTTACACCGGTTAGACTAGAGAACGCGTACGGCttgataacatttattttactcTTACTAATTATTATATCATTCACTCTTCCTTGTATGGCATGCGAAGATATTTCATTAATGGTACTGTTATGTATAAAAATCCTGATTCCGGGGTTCATATCACTTTCACTTGAAAATGGCGACCACGCTAACGCTCTGTCGTGAATGTACACATGACGCACGTTTCGAAGCTCAACGTTTCGAAGCTGGATGAGATTACGAGCCATGTCCGGCAGGAAGTAAACGCGGGCACATCCGTCGATGACTATCCCAGTCGTTGTAGACGGGACCCTGTAGGCTCCGTCCGGTCGCAACGTTACCTCCTGGTATACAAAAAAGCCTTTAAAAGGTGTAACAATTTTAAGAAAGCCAAGCGGTTAGGTACTGATATGAAACTTACATCGTAGTCCCTGGTACAGTTGCATATAACTCTAGTGAAGGCATCACATCGGCAAGACTCGTCTTCGCAGGCGGTGGGCGTGGCGAGCTGAGAGAGGCTGCGCGCCGCCAGCACCGCCAGGACTAACCACAACGTCGCCCAACGCATGCTCCTTGTTTCACGTCACCATCTCACTCCTCATCCATTCCCTGAAAATCACAATACGCCTGTTGTTATTTTAACATCATAAAGTGGGAATATCTATCCCGGCTACAGTTCAAACAAAGTTCAACCTTTAAATTTCTTATCCCATTGTGGTAAAATCGAGCCTAAGTTAGGTAGGACCATTATTGTAAACGCGACGGTAAAAGTAACCTAACAAAGGACTTGTGAAATGCGTTTTACTTGTAAGATGATCATCACCacgaaatatatatgtacctatatatgacaGTTATGAGTATTGAGTATCTGGCAAATCAAAacttacatttttattgcaatacTAGtaacatgtaggtaggtaccacgtTGTttaaatgaatgtgttaatttttgTTATTAAAGAAATGACTTCATGAGCGGTTCAAGTCGAACTGAGTCACGTACAGCATCGTTATCGCAGTGGCGTTATCAGATATGCACACTCACCTACACGCGGGGCTGATTTATATAGGTATCGAGCCACAAAGGCTAGTCAAGGTGCACTGTAAGCAATTTGAGATAAGCAGCTATAGTATGCTGCCGTACCAATACttcataaggtcaatgtggctaattccgttatAGGAgttattccgtccacgagcgtatatttctttgattttcaatcgtaggaaaaaaaaatatagctgAATCTAAAAGCAATCTTTGTctatgaatttatcaattttgttctttgttcgagaaaaacgctaatggacggaatagtccctatgactgaattagccacattgaccttatagaTTTCTGTTTACTTCATATGCACGTCCAGtttattattaatacttatagataaGCTGCTTAAATATTGCTAATTTGTTCCCGAAATAATACACTATTCATTCGTCTGGAATTAGGTTTTTGAAAATGAAATAAACAAttacaaaactgaagttgaaaaTGTCGGAAATCACACTAGTTAAATACAAAGCAATTCGACCTCAGCCATTCGCAAtataattagaaataaatatgtataagaaaaggcaataaaaataaagctaTTGTTCTGAGGCAGAAACTTTGTAAAATCTCATTCATGAACGAATCTCATTCATTTTGCTCTCTGAATAATAAGTCCCTAAGGATTAATATGGATTCAATTACGGCTTTGACCACCATGATTTGTTTCAACTGGTATTCTTGTGTTTTGATGATGACaaaaagtttcattacattgatAGGTACGTCCTACATCTTTTACAACTTctataaacatacatacataagtatCATTGATTTGTATTATAATCTAATCCTAGagttaaaagttaaataaaCATAGAGGTTGAGTTTCGATCGCACGTCATCCCAtcatatgtttttattttagggTAAACAAATGTAGTCTGACGCGACCGGTTCCAGGTAAGTCCAGAAATTCCATAAGATTCCTGTTCCAGTTGCCTCTATTTCTCGGAAAATCTGTCCGCAATTACTATTTTATCCAACActaataagagaaaaaaaagGTCTGTTTTTCCTGTACCTTCTAATAAATTACTTCATTATAAACTCTTAACGTCACATTTCTAATGTATTTGCTGATTTGCCTAAATTAATCCCTAAGTTCGGTTTATTTCTCAAAGTAGCTATTAATGATTACTGAAAATTGAGAAAAGTGCATGAAACATGTCTTTTAGGTTCCAGGAAAACGcttcattttcatatttttttatctaattGTGAATGAAGTAATTAGTAGAGCAATTGAATCGACAAAGAATGTCCAACTCTCGGATACCGAAGGCTGTTTGCGAAGTAAATAATGGGATCGATTGACGGTTCTAACTCAGCTGGGTAGGCAGTGTTCAGGTTACGCTGAATAACATCTGTTCGTGTCCGATACCAAAATTTCTGAAGATAAATTTGCTTGATTGTACAGGTACCAGTGTTTAACGAATGTAAGACAACTCTGCCTTCTCCTTCACAGCCTGATACGACATAACGTTGAGTTTTTCCTCTACTTAGTCTCCCCTTCTTTCTCTTTGCTTCAACTCTTCCTTCAATGATGTACTTTATGTATTGTACCTGTAACCTGTACCTATTTAACTTTATTGTTCCTACTAATTACCTACTATGTCTAATTACAATAACGGCGAAGAAAATAATGGTACCTGAATCTTACAGTTGTCATATACCTACCCGTCCTTAAGATACGTACAATTATAACAGAGTACACGCATTGTAACGTGATGAATGTACAGTtcagttcataaatatgtatacatttctttaccttaatccattgcaataaggtaataaatgtatacttatttatgaacTCAACTGTATAATGTTCGTAATTCAAGAGGTTAAATGTTGAACTTTGTCTCTGGATTAAAACAGGTGTCCAATGGCAGGTCGACCTCGTGTGACCCATTTAATCTATGGTGTAGGTTGCAAATTACCGGCTGCTCCTATTGTCGCAATCAGAGCGCTACTTCAAATTAGATAAGGGGTCTTCACTGAGCGAGTTATAATAAAGTTAAGAATCCTTActctaattaaatttaatagacAATTTCACCTTCCTACTTGTGATTAACATTTTTACTACAGTTTGATTGAGTGGATCCTAAAGTTTCATCACTGAACGGTCGAATCATcgatataaataaatgattttaacaTTGAACACTATTTTATTGGTTGACGTCTATCGTTTAGTAATCAACGATATTGTAGGTAAGGTAACTTTCAATTTAGCAGCGTTTACAGTAGGCATTAGTGAGACAGTGAGTATAATGCTAATAGCATTGTCATATTACTATGCCCGCTGAAATTGAAGAGTgcacatattatttttataagagTTCATTAAATCTTAATGTGATCTCTAAATGTGATGGTTAGTGGTAGTTTGGGGGTTGAGGTTTGTTTGGATCATTCTAGTATGATATGAATTGGAGCCCGATAACGAACCGTTGAAGAATAGATTTACTCTACCTGACTCAGACTGTATAAATGTACTAAGCACATACGTAACGTAACGAATGAAACAACCAATGAGTAATATAGGAAGAGCTTTAACTTACCACCACAAAATAAACCAATCTTGctactttattttaaatatgtagtccCTTAAAGTCAGTAAATTTATGGCACCATTTGACTCAGTTCATTAGCattatacctacaataaaaagccttgaaaacaataaaaatgagCAGcagaataattaattaaattcggCTAAATGCCGTGTTGCTTCTTCCAGAAATCTTTGTACGATATGCATGAATCTTCGTTATCTCGAACATTAGCAGCACTTTGGTGCTTGGTCATATGACGTATGCGTACTACTAACAGCAACAACATAAAGAACCAGTAGTAGACTTaatctcgttgcaataaggtctaCGAATGCTCATTTAATTGTGTGGACGGTGGTACCGGACCGTGTTATTGAATTAACTCATAACTGTCGGCTTCCCGATTTAGTCTtcattgtaggtatatacttaaacgctcatatattttttcttcTTTATTCTGGTATATGTTAATTTGGATATTTAacccatgtacatatgtatattactGTAATGTCTATTAACGTACGTACTTATAATGTTTCATGTTATGATCTTATTTATTAAACTAGTACAAGATCCAGCACCAATTTTAGCTCATTCATTGCCAAttgtacaaaataattaaatcagTAAAAAACGAATCACCTCATAACAGGTCCATGCATTTGGtcattagtattttatttattagactGAAAGGCGGTTAAGTGGCGGTTCTTAAAAGTGGACTCAACGAATTCTTTGTTTATATActtgggtacctacctaccattaTAGAGTACCTACTTTGCTTTGTCAAAGGTGCTTACTATGCTGAatgctatatttatttagttagttATGAAATAGCTGTGACCAATATCTCTAT
This genomic window from Cydia amplana chromosome Z, ilCydAmpl1.1, whole genome shotgun sequence contains:
- the LOC134661767 gene encoding uncharacterized protein LOC134661767 — protein: MRWATLWLVLAVLAARSLSQLATPTACEDESCRCDAFTRVICNCTRDYDEVTLRPDGAYRVPSTTTGIVIDGCARVYFLPDMARNLIQLRNVELRNVRHVYIHDRALAWSPFSSESDMNPGIRIFIHNSTINEISSHAIQGRVNDIIISKSKINVIKPYAFSSLTGVKSIQLIDNLYENIETQAFKKFSTVNFLLRGGSIGTLPSRFMSDVEVTNLFRIDGVSIRYVYSLTFIVSSPKKVIIENNVIDTLEGDCFHMNTRGPITFRNNSVMTLRKGAFFGFTADINIVSVMGLQELLIDNNTFTELTPASLAYNQTSLTLRIDGLNLNTTCSCELQKEWGAVLREQGGTLSCWYSLEEHFTSIPTYVNSRCGTYKQIYWIFILVGVILVVLLAAIITFCIVKKENEKKKKMQMVMPDGKTYRETEFHIVVERAELLTTDL